AAAAAAGCTGTTGGTATAATTTATTTGGTAATAATTAGTGTATTTATCAGTTGTGGGGCTTATTTTAATCAACCATTTACTCAAAAAAAAGCAAGAATAGGAGAAAATACATCGCCAGAATTTTTAGCGAAAAAATTTCTTCCTGCAGAGAAAATTATTGTTGGTGTTTATAAGTTTAGAGATCAAACAGGGCAATACAAACCTGTGTTAAATGGATCTACATTTAGCACTGCTGTTACCCAAGGCGGTACCACAATATTATTAAAATCACTCGAAGAGTCTGGTTGGTTTAGACCAGTAGAAAGAGAAAATATTGGTAATCTTTTAAATGAAAGGCAAATTATTAGAAACACACGTCAAGAATATGCAAATGGTAAAAAGATAACAATGCCACCTTTGCTTTTTGCAGGTACAATTATAGAGGGAGGGGTTGTTTCTTACGATTCTAACATTATAACAGGGGGGTCTGGCTTACGGTATTTTGGTGCAGGTGTTTCTAATCAATACAGAGAAGATAGAATTACGGTTTACTTGCGGGTAGTATCTACCTCTACAGGAGAAATTTTAAAGAATGTATATGTTTCTAAAACTATTTTATCTCAGGGTATTTCTGCCAATTTATTTCGTTATGTATCTTTAAGAAGATTGTTAGAAGTAGAAACTGGAGTAACTAAAAATGAACCAGCTCAATTAGCAGTAAAAGAAGCAATAGATAAAGCAGTTGATGTTTTAATTGTAGAAGGTATTGTAGATGGTATTTGGGAACCTAAAGGAGGTGATACAGCAAAATACTATGTTAAAAAAGCATATTACAAAGAGCAATTAGAGTCTAGTAAAATTAAGCTTTATAATAGAAAACAAGAAGAAAGAAGAGGTAAGTTTGGGGTAGGTACAAGTATGGGAATGTCTAAAATTGTTGGCGATTATATAAATCCAACCTTTCAGTTTGGTTATGATTTTAAGTTTAAATATAGGTTAGACGATCCTAAGTTTAATTTTTGGGTAACTTTAGGTAAGTATGAGTTAGATAATAAAAGTACTTTTCATGAATCTTTTATAACATCTGCAATTAATTTTGAATACACTTTTTTGCCCTACGAGAAATTGACGCCATATATGTATGCTGGTATTGGTTCTATTTCTAGAAAGAATTTAGAAGATAGCTTCTTTAAATTTCAAGGAGGTTTGGGGCTAGAGTATTTACTTTCAAATAAAATTGGGCTTTTTGTAAACGGAGAATACAATATGCCGATAACCGATAATTTAGATAGGCAGATAGTAGGTAATAAAAACGATTTAGTTTGGCGTTTCGGAGCAGGTATTAATGTATATTTTTAAGCAGAATTCAAATGAAAAAAGTAATAAAAATACTACTAATTACACTCTTTTTTATAAGTTGTGGAGAAGACGGAACTATTGGGTTGGTAGCGTATGGTGATTTAAAAGGTAAAGTTGTGGCAAAAGATGGCTTTGTGCCTTTAGAAAATGTAAAAGTAATATTATCGCCTACAAATAATACGGTGTTTACAGATGTAGAAGGTAACTTTATCTTTCTGGGAGTAGAAGCTAAAGAATATTCTGTACAAGCGGCCAAAGAAGGTTATTTAGACCAGTATGAGGGCGTAACGGTAAGTAAAGATGTTGAGGTAAATGTTGTGTTAGAAATGGAAATTTCAACAGCTTTAAACAAACCTCCATCAAAACCAAATCTTATTGCGCCAGAAGATGGGGTAGAGGGTTTGTTAAATGAAGTTGAGTTTTCTTGGGGAGCTATTGATGTAGATGAAGACGAGCTAACATATACTATTGAAATTAGAAACGATTTTAATAATGATGTAATCAGTATTACAGATATAAAAGAAAAATCGTACACCGTTTCTGGTTTAAAATATGGTGCAAAATATTTTTGGACTGTAGCTGTAACTGATGCTATACATACAGAAGTTATAAGTAGTATTAGATCTTTTACAATACAAGAAGATCCTGCAAACCGGTATTTTTATGTTAAAAATGAAGGGGGGAATAATGTAATCTATTCTTCTTCTTTTAACCCCGCTAATTTAGAGGTTTTTAATACGGTGCAATTAACCAATGCTGGTTTAAACTCTTGGAGACCTAGAAAAAATAATGTATCTAATTTAATAGCGTTTTTAAGAATAGATAATAATAAAGCGCATATTTATACAATGAAAACCAATGGAGATGCGGTTAAAAAAGTAACATCTACAATTCCTGTTGCAGGTTTTAATTTAAATGAAATGGATTTTGCTTGGTCAGCAGATGGTAATAAATTATTATATCCCTCTTTTGGTAGTTTGTATGCTATAAATAAAGATGGTACTGGTTTGCAAAAAATATATGAAACCACAGATGGCAGCTTAATAACCGAATGTGATTGGAGTAGCGATGGAACTAAAATTGCCATAAAAACCAATAATGCAAACGGTTATAATGGTGCTATTTTAATTTTAGATGTAAATGGAGTCGTTTTAAATACTGTAATTTCTAATGTTAAAGGCGCATTAGGTGGTTTAAATTTTTCTGCATCTGGTAATTTGTTATTATTTACAAGAGATATTTCTAACCATCAAGCAACAAGTTATAGGCAATTAGATACTAGAATATTTTTATATAACTTTACAGATATGTCTTTTAAAGATGTTTCTGAAGGTGAAAAAAATAATGGAACTAATGATTTAGATGCTCGTTTTTCACCAAGCGAAGCAGATGTTATTTTTGTAAATACATCTAATGACGGTATTTCTCAAAAAAATATTTCTAAAACTAACTTGTCAGGAAATATTGAAAGAGTGGTTTTGTTTGCAAACGCAACAATGCCAGATTGGGAATAATACTTAGTTTTAAATTTAAAAGCGAACGGTAAAAAACGTTCGCTTTTTTTATGGATATAAAGTTTAGAAAAACTAAATTTGCAGCAACTACAACACAACAAAATGAGTCAAGAAGTTTCTAAAAGATACGCGCAAAGAGGGGTATCTGCATCAAAAGAAGATGTACACAATGCTATTAAGAATATAGACAAAGGTTTGTTTCCGAAAGCATTTTGCAAAATTGTACCAGATTATTTAACCAATGATGATGATTATTGTCTAATAATGCATGCAGATGGAGCGGGTACAAAATCTTCTTTAGCGTATATGTATTGGAAAGAAACTGGCGATATTTCTGTTTGGAAGGGCATTGCGCAAGATGCTTTAATTATGAATATTGATGATCTTTTATGTGTTGGAGCAACAGATAACATTATGTTGTCTTCTACTATTGGTAGAAATAAAAGTAAAATTCCAGGAGAAGTTTTATCAGCAATTATAAACGGAACAGAAGAGTTAATCGAAGACTTAAAAGGTTTTGGAGTAACGATTCATTCAACCGGAGGAGAAACTGCAGATGTTGGCGATCTAGTACGAACTATTATTGTAGATTCTACCGTAACAGCAAGAATGAAACGTACAGATGTTGTAGATAATGCAAACATAAAAGCAGGTGATGTAATTGTTGGCTTAGAGTCTTTTGGAC
The nucleotide sequence above comes from Polaribacter butkevichii. Encoded proteins:
- a CDS encoding carboxypeptidase regulatory-like domain-containing protein is translated as MKKVIKILLITLFFISCGEDGTIGLVAYGDLKGKVVAKDGFVPLENVKVILSPTNNTVFTDVEGNFIFLGVEAKEYSVQAAKEGYLDQYEGVTVSKDVEVNVVLEMEISTALNKPPSKPNLIAPEDGVEGLLNEVEFSWGAIDVDEDELTYTIEIRNDFNNDVISITDIKEKSYTVSGLKYGAKYFWTVAVTDAIHTEVISSIRSFTIQEDPANRYFYVKNEGGNNVIYSSSFNPANLEVFNTVQLTNAGLNSWRPRKNNVSNLIAFLRIDNNKAHIYTMKTNGDAVKKVTSTIPVAGFNLNEMDFAWSADGNKLLYPSFGSLYAINKDGTGLQKIYETTDGSLITECDWSSDGTKIAIKTNNANGYNGAILILDVNGVVLNTVISNVKGALGGLNFSASGNLLLFTRDISNHQATSYRQLDTRIFLYNFTDMSFKDVSEGEKNNGTNDLDARFSPSEADVIFVNTSNDGISQKNISKTNLSGNIERVVLFANATMPDWE
- a CDS encoding CsgG/HfaB family protein, producing MRKKAVGIIYLVIISVFISCGAYFNQPFTQKKARIGENTSPEFLAKKFLPAEKIIVGVYKFRDQTGQYKPVLNGSTFSTAVTQGGTTILLKSLEESGWFRPVERENIGNLLNERQIIRNTRQEYANGKKITMPPLLFAGTIIEGGVVSYDSNIITGGSGLRYFGAGVSNQYREDRITVYLRVVSTSTGEILKNVYVSKTILSQGISANLFRYVSLRRLLEVETGVTKNEPAQLAVKEAIDKAVDVLIVEGIVDGIWEPKGGDTAKYYVKKAYYKEQLESSKIKLYNRKQEERRGKFGVGTSMGMSKIVGDYINPTFQFGYDFKFKYRLDDPKFNFWVTLGKYELDNKSTFHESFITSAINFEYTFLPYEKLTPYMYAGIGSISRKNLEDSFFKFQGGLGLEYLLSNKIGLFVNGEYNMPITDNLDRQIVGNKNDLVWRFGAGINVYF